A stretch of Vigna angularis cultivar LongXiaoDou No.4 chromosome 4, ASM1680809v1, whole genome shotgun sequence DNA encodes these proteins:
- the LOC108329891 gene encoding zinc transporter 4, chloroplastic isoform X1 yields MIFTEDLWPLLHQLVGNTSLFSEKPSFFHNLLESMTNSTCAGAEFDQCRDESAALVLKFVAIASILLSGMAGIAIPLVGKHRRFLRTDGNLFVGAKAFAAGVILATGFVHMLSDATDALQHPCLPSFPWSKFPFTGFFAMMAALFTLLLDFVGTQYYERKQGLNRPSEEQSRVGSSESGGKVFGEEESGGMHIVGMHAHAAHHRHNHPHGHDSCHGIGGEKEQDNALADSHGHGHGHLHGHSHMEDVEETDVRHVVVSQVLELGIVSHSVIIGLSLGVSQSPCTIRPLIAALSFHQFFEGFALGGCISQAQFKASSATIMACFFALTTPLGVSIGTAISSRFNPYSPGALITEGILDSLSAGILVYMALVDLIAADFLSKRMSCNFRLQIASYCMLFLGAGLMSSLAIWA; encoded by the exons ATGATTTTTACCGAG GATTTGTGGCCGCTGCTCCACCAACTGGTTGGAAACACTTCTCTCTTTTCAG AGAAACCGTCTTTCTTCCACAACCTTCTGGAATCGATGACCAACTCCACCTGCGCAGGCGCTGAGTTCGATCAGTGCCGAGACGAGTCGGCGGCGTTGGTTCTCAAATTCGTCGCCATCGCCTCCATTCTCCTCTCCGGCATGGCCGGAATAGCGATCCCCCTCGTCGGAAAACACCGCCGCTTCCTCCGCACCGACGGCAACCTCTTCGTCGGTGCCAAGGCCTTTGCCGCCGGGGTGATCCTGGCCACGGGATTCGTCCACATGCTCTCTGATGCCACCGACGCGCTCCAGCACCCGTGCCTGCCTTCGTTCCCGTGGTCCAAGTTCCCTTTCACCGGCTTCTTCGCCATGATGGCCGCGCTTTTCACTCTCCTCCTCGATTTCGTGGGAACGCAATACTACGAGCGCAAGCAGGGGCTCAACCGTCCCTCGGAGGAGCAGTCTCGGGTCGGGTCGTCCGAATCCGGAGGGAAGGtgtttggagaagaagagagTGGGGGAATGCACATCGTGGGGATGCATGCACACGCCGCGCATCATCGACATAACCACCCCCATGGCCATGACTCGTGCCATGGCATTGGCGGCGAGAAGGAACAAGATAATGCGCTTGCTGACTCCCATGGACACGGTCACGGTCACCTCCACGGCCACTCCCACATGGAAGATGTCGAAGAAACCGACGTTCGACACGTCGTGGTTTCTCag GTGTTGGAGCTTGGGATTGTGTCACATTCGGTAATCATCGGGTTGTCTCTTGGGGTTTCTCAAAGTCCTTGTACCATAAGGCCTCTGATTGCGGCGTTGTCTTTTCATCAGTTTTTTGAAGGGTTTGCGCTTGGAGGGTGCATTTCCCAAGCGCAGTTTAAAGCCTCCTCAGCAACCATAATGGCTTGTTTTTTTGCATTGACTACACCGTTGGGTGTTTCGATCGGAACGGCCATTTCTTCAAGGTTTAATCCTTACAGCCCCGGTGCACTCATCACCGAAGGTATTCTGGATTCCTTGTCGGCGGGGATTTTGGTGTATATGGCTTTGGTAGATTTGATAGCTGCGGATTTTCTTAGCAAGAGAATGAGTTGTAACTTCAGGCTACAGATAGCCTCTTACTGCATGCTTTTCCTTGGGGCTGGATTGATGTCTTCGCTCGCAATTTGGGCCTGA
- the LOC108330106 gene encoding uncharacterized protein LOC108330106 isoform X1, protein MGLGWIVNQQCRRWTTSRVCGATFLCCMCFILFTPTIPRSPKHHQFGDMRNLLGVPNTLNVMTNFPFLVVGILGLVLALEGGVFNISSQGEVWIWALFYAGIAGVAFGSAYYHLKPDDHRVLWDTLPMMVAFSSLFSSLVVERFGQRIGLCCLFALIVAAFLCVVYERIYNDIRFCVIFQLTLPLAIPVIALMYRSKYTHSRYWFMSTGIYLLAKFEGVTDKKLYYVNNYIISGHSMEHLCLALIPVSLSVMLIYRELKFQRIVDVKDRP, encoded by the exons ATGGGTTTAGGTTGGATAGTGAATCAACAATGCAGAAGGTGGACGACAAGTCGTGTATGTGGAGCAACGTTTCTGTGCTGCATGTGCTTTATCCTCTTTACTCCCACAATCCCTCGCTCTCCCAAGCACCACCAATTCGGTGACATGCGCAATCTTCTCG GAGTACCCAACACGTTGAATGTGATGACGAATTTCCCGTTCTTAGTTGTGGGGATTCTGGGCCTTGTGCTTGCCCTCGAAGGAGGTGTCTTCAACATAAG TTCCCAAGGAGAGGTTTGGATATGGGCTCTGTTCTATGCTGGAATAGCTGGGGTGGCTTTTGGCTCTGCTTATTACCATTTGAAACCCGATGACCATCGTGTGTTGTGGGACACTTTACCG ATGATGGTGGCTTTCTCCTCACTTTTCTCCAGCTTGGTTGTTGAGAGATTTGGCCAGAGGATTGGGCTGTGTTGTCTGTTTGCACTCATTGTTGCTGCATTTCTATGTGTAGTTTATGAACG AATTTATAATGATATTCGGTTCTGCGTGATATTCCAGTTGACTCTGCCTCTAGCTATTCCAGTAATAGCACTCATGTACCGCTCCAAATATACTCACTCAAGATATTGGTTTATGTCTACAG GGATTTATCTGCTTGCAAAATTTGAAGGTGTTACTGACAAGAAACTGTACTATGTAAATAACTACATTATCAGTGGGCATTCTATGGAACACTTGTGCTTAGCACTGATCCCAGTTTCACTCAGCGTGATGCTCATCTACAGGGAACTTAAGTTTCAAAG AATAGTTGATGTTAAAGATCGACCATGA
- the LOC108329891 gene encoding zinc transporter 4, chloroplastic isoform X2 has translation MTNSTCAGAEFDQCRDESAALVLKFVAIASILLSGMAGIAIPLVGKHRRFLRTDGNLFVGAKAFAAGVILATGFVHMLSDATDALQHPCLPSFPWSKFPFTGFFAMMAALFTLLLDFVGTQYYERKQGLNRPSEEQSRVGSSESGGKVFGEEESGGMHIVGMHAHAAHHRHNHPHGHDSCHGIGGEKEQDNALADSHGHGHGHLHGHSHMEDVEETDVRHVVVSQVLELGIVSHSVIIGLSLGVSQSPCTIRPLIAALSFHQFFEGFALGGCISQAQFKASSATIMACFFALTTPLGVSIGTAISSRFNPYSPGALITEGILDSLSAGILVYMALVDLIAADFLSKRMSCNFRLQIASYCMLFLGAGLMSSLAIWA, from the exons ATGACCAACTCCACCTGCGCAGGCGCTGAGTTCGATCAGTGCCGAGACGAGTCGGCGGCGTTGGTTCTCAAATTCGTCGCCATCGCCTCCATTCTCCTCTCCGGCATGGCCGGAATAGCGATCCCCCTCGTCGGAAAACACCGCCGCTTCCTCCGCACCGACGGCAACCTCTTCGTCGGTGCCAAGGCCTTTGCCGCCGGGGTGATCCTGGCCACGGGATTCGTCCACATGCTCTCTGATGCCACCGACGCGCTCCAGCACCCGTGCCTGCCTTCGTTCCCGTGGTCCAAGTTCCCTTTCACCGGCTTCTTCGCCATGATGGCCGCGCTTTTCACTCTCCTCCTCGATTTCGTGGGAACGCAATACTACGAGCGCAAGCAGGGGCTCAACCGTCCCTCGGAGGAGCAGTCTCGGGTCGGGTCGTCCGAATCCGGAGGGAAGGtgtttggagaagaagagagTGGGGGAATGCACATCGTGGGGATGCATGCACACGCCGCGCATCATCGACATAACCACCCCCATGGCCATGACTCGTGCCATGGCATTGGCGGCGAGAAGGAACAAGATAATGCGCTTGCTGACTCCCATGGACACGGTCACGGTCACCTCCACGGCCACTCCCACATGGAAGATGTCGAAGAAACCGACGTTCGACACGTCGTGGTTTCTCag GTGTTGGAGCTTGGGATTGTGTCACATTCGGTAATCATCGGGTTGTCTCTTGGGGTTTCTCAAAGTCCTTGTACCATAAGGCCTCTGATTGCGGCGTTGTCTTTTCATCAGTTTTTTGAAGGGTTTGCGCTTGGAGGGTGCATTTCCCAAGCGCAGTTTAAAGCCTCCTCAGCAACCATAATGGCTTGTTTTTTTGCATTGACTACACCGTTGGGTGTTTCGATCGGAACGGCCATTTCTTCAAGGTTTAATCCTTACAGCCCCGGTGCACTCATCACCGAAGGTATTCTGGATTCCTTGTCGGCGGGGATTTTGGTGTATATGGCTTTGGTAGATTTGATAGCTGCGGATTTTCTTAGCAAGAGAATGAGTTGTAACTTCAGGCTACAGATAGCCTCTTACTGCATGCTTTTCCTTGGGGCTGGATTGATGTCTTCGCTCGCAATTTGGGCCTGA
- the LOC108330106 gene encoding uncharacterized protein LOC108330106 isoform X3, whose product MGLGWIVNQQCRRWTTSRVCGATFLCCMCFILFTPTIPRSPKHHQFGDMRNLLGVPNTLNVMTNFPFLVVGILGLVLALEGGVFNISSQGEVWIWALFYAGIAGVAFGSAYYHLKPDDHRVLWDTLPMMVAFSSLFSSLVVERFGQRIGLCCLFALIVAAFLCVVYERIYNDIRFCVIFQLTLPLAIPVIALMYRSKYTHSRYWFMSTVHVLHAGPCGLALP is encoded by the exons ATGGGTTTAGGTTGGATAGTGAATCAACAATGCAGAAGGTGGACGACAAGTCGTGTATGTGGAGCAACGTTTCTGTGCTGCATGTGCTTTATCCTCTTTACTCCCACAATCCCTCGCTCTCCCAAGCACCACCAATTCGGTGACATGCGCAATCTTCTCG GAGTACCCAACACGTTGAATGTGATGACGAATTTCCCGTTCTTAGTTGTGGGGATTCTGGGCCTTGTGCTTGCCCTCGAAGGAGGTGTCTTCAACATAAG TTCCCAAGGAGAGGTTTGGATATGGGCTCTGTTCTATGCTGGAATAGCTGGGGTGGCTTTTGGCTCTGCTTATTACCATTTGAAACCCGATGACCATCGTGTGTTGTGGGACACTTTACCG ATGATGGTGGCTTTCTCCTCACTTTTCTCCAGCTTGGTTGTTGAGAGATTTGGCCAGAGGATTGGGCTGTGTTGTCTGTTTGCACTCATTGTTGCTGCATTTCTATGTGTAGTTTATGAACG AATTTATAATGATATTCGGTTCTGCGTGATATTCCAGTTGACTCTGCCTCTAGCTATTCCAGTAATAGCACTCATGTACCGCTCCAAATATACTCACTCAAGATATTGGTTTATGTCTACAG TTCACGTCTTGCATGCCGGTCCTTGTGGTCTTGCACTGCCCTAA
- the LOC108330106 gene encoding uncharacterized protein LOC108330106 isoform X2, with amino-acid sequence MGLGWIVNQQCRRWTTSRVCGATFLCCMCFILFTPTIPRSPKHHQFGDMRNLLGVPNTLNVMTNFPFLVVGILGLVLALEGGVFNISSQGEVWIWALFYAGIAGVAFGSAYYHLKPDDHRVLWDTLPMMVAFSSLFSSLVVERFGQRIGLCCLFALIVAAFLCVVYERIYNDIRFCVIFQLTLPLAIPVIALMYRSKYTHSRYWFMSTGIYLLAKFEGVTDKKLYYVNNYIISGHSMEHLCLALIPVSLSVMLIYRELKFQS; translated from the exons ATGGGTTTAGGTTGGATAGTGAATCAACAATGCAGAAGGTGGACGACAAGTCGTGTATGTGGAGCAACGTTTCTGTGCTGCATGTGCTTTATCCTCTTTACTCCCACAATCCCTCGCTCTCCCAAGCACCACCAATTCGGTGACATGCGCAATCTTCTCG GAGTACCCAACACGTTGAATGTGATGACGAATTTCCCGTTCTTAGTTGTGGGGATTCTGGGCCTTGTGCTTGCCCTCGAAGGAGGTGTCTTCAACATAAG TTCCCAAGGAGAGGTTTGGATATGGGCTCTGTTCTATGCTGGAATAGCTGGGGTGGCTTTTGGCTCTGCTTATTACCATTTGAAACCCGATGACCATCGTGTGTTGTGGGACACTTTACCG ATGATGGTGGCTTTCTCCTCACTTTTCTCCAGCTTGGTTGTTGAGAGATTTGGCCAGAGGATTGGGCTGTGTTGTCTGTTTGCACTCATTGTTGCTGCATTTCTATGTGTAGTTTATGAACG AATTTATAATGATATTCGGTTCTGCGTGATATTCCAGTTGACTCTGCCTCTAGCTATTCCAGTAATAGCACTCATGTACCGCTCCAAATATACTCACTCAAGATATTGGTTTATGTCTACAG GGATTTATCTGCTTGCAAAATTTGAAGGTGTTACTGACAAGAAACTGTACTATGTAAATAACTACATTATCAGTGGGCATTCTATGGAACACTTGTGCTTAGCACTGATCCCAGTTTCACTCAGCGTGATGCTCATCTACAGGGAACTTAAGTTTCAAAG TTGA